The sequence AGTCCGTTTTCTTCGCCCTGTATCGCAACGGAGGGCGGACTCCAATCCACGCTGCTGATCCTGGTTGTGGCGGGGTCTCCTGACCCGGCCACTCCCAACGACCGAATGGTCTCCCGTCTTGCCGCTTGGTCTGTAAACGTGACAGTGGTTTGGTCCATTTTGCCGCTCATATCGCGCTCCTGTGCGATGAGGCGCGTGTGCGGTTCGTCTAAATTCCACGTTTGGATTCCTGTGTGCCGCATGCTCGCGGGGGCGATCTGAGTGAACGAACCACTAGCGTCCCTACAGGACGCACATTAGGGGGGCGGCTGTTCATGGGGTTCCGGTTCGCGTCTCGCGACGCAAACCTCCACCCCAGGCTGGAGTATTTCGCGCTTGCAGCGCTCAGGCGTATCGAGTCAAATCATGGGTGCGAATCGGTGTTCGAGTCACTTTCGGTAGCGTCTATGCCACCCCAGGCTAGAGTATTTCGCGCTTGCAGCGCTCACACCACTCTTCTCGACCGACCGGTCTCCCGCTCTGCGGAACCCCATAGCGCTTAGCCTCTTCCGCGCTGTCAGCGCGGCATACCAGAGCCTTGGGTGGCGCGCGCCGCATAGCGGCCGCGACAACCCAAGGTAGTAGCATCCCCCCAAAGTCCACGCTGTAAGCGTGGAAGTGGTTGGGTTCATGGCGCCCCACATATCGCGCGCCTGTGCGATGAGGCGCGTTTGCGGTTCGTCTACATTCCACGTTTGGATTCCTGTGTGCCGCATGCTCGCGAAGCCAATCCAAACAGGTGAACCGCTGGCGTCCCTACAGGACGCACGTTAGGGGGGCGGCTGTTCCTGGGGTTCCGGTTCGCGTCTCGCGACGCAAACCTCCACCCCAGGCTGGAGTATTTCGCGCTTGCAGCGCTCACACCACTTTTCTCGACCGACCGGTCTCCCGCTCTGCGGAATCCCATAGCGCTTAGTCTCTTCCGCGCTGTCAGCGCGGCATACCAGAGCCTTGGGTGGCGCGCGCCGCATAGCGGCCGCGACAACCCAAGGTAGCAGCATCCCCCCAAAGTCCACGCTGTAAGCGTGGAAGTGGTTGAGTTCATGGCGCCCCACATTTCGCGCCCCTGTGCGATGAGGCGCGTGTGCGGTACCTCTACATTCCACGTTTGGATTCCTGTGTGCCGCATGCTCGCGGGGGCGATCTGAATGAGCGAACCGCTGGCGTCCCTACAGGACGCACATTAGGGGGGCGGATGATCCTGGGGTTCCGGTTCGCGTCTCGCGACGCAAACCTCCACCCCAGGCTGGAGTATTTCGCGCTTGCAGCGCTCAGGCGTATCGAGTCAAACCATGGGTGCGAATCGGTGTTCGAGTCACTTTTGGCTGCGTCTATGCCACCCCAGGCTGGAGTGTGCCGTGATGGCAGCACGAAGAGGGTTGCCGTTCGGCAATCGTGGTGGCCGAAAGACGGATTCCCGCCGTGACCTGCCCCAGTTTGTGGTCCAAGGAATCCAGATTTGGTCCACCCTGGATACCCTTGAACCATCAAGTTGCACGCGCACTTCGCACCGTCTGCGCACTCCCTGCGCCTTGGCGGCTCTGCGCGAGTCACCTTCTTCTCTTCAGGACACCCCGGGTGACAGAGGTGAATTCCCAGACCGGCCAATCGTCCGAGCTATAGCCCATAAGCCAATATATTTAAATCACTTACGACAAATACAAAGCGGCGGACTGGAAAGTCCGCCCTCCGAAGAGGAGTCTACAATTCGGCAATACGCCGCAAGCGACGGACAACTTCACGATCCGCATCTTCGAGGACAACGGAAGTGGCCTTCCCGGCACCTTGGTCGCAACGTATACCGCGGCCAACCCGGTCAGGACGGATACGGGTGTCAATGCCTTAAGTGGTTCCGATATATACGAGCACTCGTACGCCATTTCGCCGCTATCGTTGACAGCGGGAACAACCTATTGGATCAACATCTACAACGACACCACAATCGATACGGATGATGTCTGGCTCTGGCTCTTTTCCTATGGTCCACAGGGAGGCGGAGGAGCCTTAGCCCCGAGCGTGGACAGCACCGCCTACAATACGGCCGACGCCCTCAACACCGGCTTTGCGTTCAGGCTGCGCAACAACACCGTCGTGCCGGAACCGGCATCGATCCTGCTCATGGGCCTTGGGCTGGGCGGCTTTGCCTGGCGCGCCCGCAAAAAGAACTGCTAGCGAATTTCGTTCCGCCTATTCTCCTGCCGCTCTTTGCCTCACATGGCAGAGGGCGGCAGTCTTGCATTCGGTATCCGGCAAGCGGTCTGCGGCAGCGTGACCACATGGAACCGGCTCGGTGTAGATGGACCGCCAATCACTATACGTGGGCTACGTAGGGCGGTACTTCCGTCCCTACGGCACCGAGTTCCTCGACGCGGATGTCCAGGGTACGTCGGTGGGGCCGGCCTGCACTCGGCCCGTAGCCGCGCTCGCCCCGGCACCCGCGCGGCGAGTACGTGTGCTCACGGCGTGCGGTGGAGTAGGAACCAACTTGCCTGGCTTGGGCAGTCTCCCATATCGTGCATGGCATCCTGACTTCATTGGACAAGAGAGCACGGAAAGAAGAACCACAATGCACTTATCCGCACCACTCAGAACGAGCTTCTGTGTATGCGTTGCTTGGGCCTTGTTCGGGCAGTTTGCGTCGGCGGACGGCGGGGCCGGATTCGTGTCCCTATTTGATGCCGGTTCGCGAAGTGCATCCAAGGCGACGCTGCGCAATGCCGAAAGCTTGAAAGCGACGGAGCGGGCAAAGCGCACCGTGTTCGAAGCGGCACCTGAAACCGATCCGTATGAGAAGGGCGCGTGGGAGTTTGATTTCACCGAACCATTTCCCAACACGTGGGAGCGCCTGGTTCTGGAGATCGAGTTCTTCGACGAAGGCGCCGGAGTCATTCAACCGCTTCTGCTCCAAGACGATTCCTTTTCGGGCAAGTGGTTGCGTCCGAGCCGGTCTGTTTCTTTCACGCGATTGAACACGAAGACCTATCGACGGGCGTACTTTGAGTTCGATGCGGCGCCACCGGATTCCGGGGCAACGAAGAACCCGCATCTGAGAATATCCGGGCTTCAGTACCTTCGCGCCATACGCGCGCGCCGAGCGCTGTCCGATTCACAATGGCATGCAGCCGAAAAGAGCGTGCCCAGCAACGTTGAACCGATGCTCGTGCTTCAGCGTCCCATGCAAATCAATTGCACCGTCGGCATACCGGATGTGGGCAATCCGCCTTCGCTGGCGGTTGCGCTGGAGAACATACGCGAATATGCGCCGCTCGCCAGACTCCTGGGTTTCACATCCGTTGAATGCTTTGTGCGGTGGGACTTGTTGGAACCTCGCGAGGGGGAGTTCGATTTTACTCACTACGACACCCTTGTGAGCGCCATCCAGAAGCGGGGGCTGAAGTGGTTTCCCAATCTGGTGATAACGTCCGCATTCTCGCTACCCGGTTGGTACTACGAATCCGGCCAGCATAACGGCCTTCGCTGTCTGGAACACGACCAAATGAATCAGGTGCCGACCATATGGAACGACGACACCAGGAAGCATGTGATTCGGGTGCTGTCGGCTTTCGGCCACCACTACGAAGCGAAAGGTGTGCTCGAAGCCGTACGGCTTGGTCCAAGCGGCAATTTTGGCGAAGCACAGTACCCTGCGGGTGCGGGTAGAGCGCTTGGATATCGCGGAGAGCCCATGCACGCCCATATTGGATGGTGGGCAGGCGACGCCTTTGCGCAGACGTCGTTTCAAGAATTTCTGCGGACACGTTACGCAACCGTGGATGCGCTGAACGCGGCATGGGGCGATAGCGCAACATCGTTTGAGCAAATTTCGCCGCGATTACCCGAGACGTATGTGACGCGTCGCGGCCGATTGGATATGACGGAATGGTATACGGACTCGATGACCCGTTGGTGCGACTTCTGGGCTGAAGCGGCCCGTGCAGCCATGCCCAACACGCCCATCTACATGTCTTCCGGCGGCTGGGGTTTTCGCGAAGCAGGCACGGACTTCACCGCGCAAGCGGAGTCCATGAAGAAGCACGGCGGTGGGATTCGACTCACAAATGAGACCGATAGCTTCGAGCAGAACGTTTACGCAACACGCCTGGCGGCGACCGCGGCGCGTCTCTATGGGATCCCCCTTGGCTACGAGCCCGCGGGATACCATAGCGGGCGCGGCACGGTCGCGCGGTTCTTCAACACAATTACGACGAACGGGGCAAATCTATACACGCGCCACTCCGTGCTGTTCGAGGACTCCTTTTCCGTAGACAGATGGATCCGCGATTATCCAAACCTGGACAGGCGAGCCGACCCTGTGATCGAGGTTGCGCTTTACTATCCCGAGACGATGAACCAGCTCGACGACGGGACGTTTCGCCACTTATATGCGTGGGGATTCAATTCGCGCGCTGCGGAGATTCGCCGTCGTGTGGATGTCGATTTTCTCGATGAGCGCCTGATTCGCGCGGGATACCTGGAGCGATACCGAGTCCTCGTGTTTTGCTGGGGTAACACAATTGAAGACGATGTGCAGCGCACGATCGATGCGTGGATTCGCCAGGGAGGCACAGCAATCTACCCGACGTACCCGCGCGGACCACAGGAAACCGTGGAGGGAGACCAGTCGCGTTTCCTGGCGTGGGAGCGCGGGGATACGGGCGCGGGAACGTTTCGCCGCTTCAAAGGCGACATGGAGCCGGTCTCGCTGTACGGAGACTTCGTGGAAGAGGTCTTGCAGGGGGTTGGATCACTGTCGCCACTGACCCGTCAAGTGCTCGCTATTCAGCATCCTGAGCAGGTCTACTTCAGTGTTCTTGCCGACGGCTCTCTTGTCGCACTCAATTATGGCGATAAACCGGCGCCGGTTTCGCTGGAGGGCCGCTTTACGGAGACCATCATGCCGTATTCGTTTCAATTTCTTCCCTTAGAATAACCTCCGCGAGCGAAGTGAGAATTCGGGGGCTGATGCACGCACCGCCTTGCTGGGGGTGACGGGGTCACGAGACCCTGGCACGGCATGGATGAATGTTAGAACAACCGTCCTTGGGGTTCTTGCGGGGCGGCAAGGCCAAAATGCTTGTAGGCGAGCGGGGTGGCGACGCGGCCCTGGGGCGTGCGCTTCATGAACCCGATTTGGATAAGGTAGGGTTCGTGGACTTCTTCGAGGGTTTGGGC comes from Candidatus Hydrogenedentota bacterium and encodes:
- a CDS encoding PEP-CTERM sorting domain-containing protein; the encoded protein is MVATYTAANPVRTDTGVNALSGSDIYEHSYAISPLSLTAGTTYWINIYNDTTIDTDDVWLWLFSYGPQGGGGALAPSVDSTAYNTADALNTGFAFRLRNNTVVPEPASILLMGLGLGGFAWRARKKNC
- a CDS encoding beta-galactosidase, giving the protein MHLSAPLRTSFCVCVAWALFGQFASADGGAGFVSLFDAGSRSASKATLRNAESLKATERAKRTVFEAAPETDPYEKGAWEFDFTEPFPNTWERLVLEIEFFDEGAGVIQPLLLQDDSFSGKWLRPSRSVSFTRLNTKTYRRAYFEFDAAPPDSGATKNPHLRISGLQYLRAIRARRALSDSQWHAAEKSVPSNVEPMLVLQRPMQINCTVGIPDVGNPPSLAVALENIREYAPLARLLGFTSVECFVRWDLLEPREGEFDFTHYDTLVSAIQKRGLKWFPNLVITSAFSLPGWYYESGQHNGLRCLEHDQMNQVPTIWNDDTRKHVIRVLSAFGHHYEAKGVLEAVRLGPSGNFGEAQYPAGAGRALGYRGEPMHAHIGWWAGDAFAQTSFQEFLRTRYATVDALNAAWGDSATSFEQISPRLPETYVTRRGRLDMTEWYTDSMTRWCDFWAEAARAAMPNTPIYMSSGGWGFREAGTDFTAQAESMKKHGGGIRLTNETDSFEQNVYATRLAATAARLYGIPLGYEPAGYHSGRGTVARFFNTITTNGANLYTRHSVLFEDSFSVDRWIRDYPNLDRRADPVIEVALYYPETMNQLDDGTFRHLYAWGFNSRAAEIRRRVDVDFLDERLIRAGYLERYRVLVFCWGNTIEDDVQRTIDAWIRQGGTAIYPTYPRGPQETVEGDQSRFLAWERGDTGAGTFRRFKGDMEPVSLYGDFVEEVLQGVGSLSPLTRQVLAIQHPEQVYFSVLADGSLVALNYGDKPAPVSLEGRFTETIMPYSFQFLPLE